One genomic region from Haloarcula taiwanensis encodes:
- a CDS encoding ZIP family metal transporter, with translation MQSGFVDLFVDLVGTDPLINGLVGGVIIATMNLFGASLVLVWRDPSERALDTALGFAAGVMLAAAFTSLIIPGIEQYSGGNPIPTLVGVALGALFLDRADGLVPHAHYLLTGSRRSDAANPTQDLSVDDSKLTGVILFILAITLHNIPEGLAVGVGFGAAAGDPLRIGSALSLMLAIGIQNIPEGLAVSVAAINAGLDRRLYAVFSGIRSGAVEIPLAVLGAVAVVTVEPLLPYAMGFAAGAMLFVISDEIIPETHQRGYERVATLGLMAGVIVMLYLDIALAA, from the coding sequence ATGCAATCCGGGTTTGTCGACCTGTTTGTCGACCTCGTCGGCACCGACCCGCTGATAAACGGCCTCGTCGGCGGGGTCATCATCGCGACGATGAACCTCTTCGGCGCGTCGCTCGTGCTGGTCTGGCGTGACCCCTCTGAGCGGGCGCTGGACACGGCGCTTGGGTTCGCCGCCGGCGTGATGCTGGCCGCTGCGTTCACGAGCCTCATCATCCCCGGCATCGAGCAGTACTCGGGCGGCAATCCGATTCCGACGCTCGTCGGCGTCGCGCTCGGAGCGCTGTTTCTGGATCGCGCGGACGGGCTCGTCCCGCACGCCCACTACCTGCTGACGGGAAGCCGCCGGTCGGACGCGGCCAACCCCACTCAGGACCTCTCGGTGGACGACTCGAAGCTGACCGGCGTCATTCTGTTCATCCTCGCGATCACGCTGCACAACATCCCCGAGGGCCTGGCCGTCGGCGTCGGCTTTGGTGCGGCCGCCGGCGACCCGCTCCGGATCGGGAGCGCGCTCTCGCTGATGCTTGCCATCGGCATCCAGAACATACCCGAGGGGCTGGCCGTCTCTGTCGCGGCAATCAACGCGGGTCTGGACCGCCGGCTCTATGCCGTCTTCTCAGGAATCCGCTCCGGTGCCGTGGAAATCCCGCTCGCCGTACTCGGCGCTGTCGCCGTCGTGACCGTCGAGCCACTGCTCCCCTACGCGATGGGCTTTGCGGCGGGCGCAATGTTGTTCGTGATTTCCGACGAGATAATCCCCGAGACGCACCAGCGCGGCTACGAGCGGGTCGCCACGCTCGGGCTGATGGCGGGCGTCATCGTCATGCTGTACCTGGACATCGCGCTCGCGGCCTGA
- a CDS encoding peptidase M50 has product MRNFHITTVWGIPIRVNISLLIFLPVLAWIIGSGAQISVYAGIVSALSGVPLDLTVLTAGQTPWLIGTAAAVGLFASVALHELGHAWAAMRYDLRVESITLWILGGLANLEAMPKEWNRELVIALAGPAVSILTGLACYAALFALPASAQVTLFVIGWLAVTNIFLAVFNMLPAFPMDGGRVLRALLARKRPYATATRIAARVGTGFAVLFAVVGVLSFSPLLLLLALFVYGAASSESRTVALAALLEGLTVDDVASPLDATIEADATVEDLVDRMFAGRRTEFAVTRGGDVIGVVTVGDFRALSKTEREADTVADLMDTDLPRFASETAAFDALVELDTARATAAFVDGPEGTRVVSRDDFASAMEMRRLVGSPEPF; this is encoded by the coding sequence GTGCGAAACTTCCACATCACGACGGTCTGGGGCATTCCGATACGGGTCAACATCTCACTGCTGATTTTCCTGCCGGTGCTGGCCTGGATTATCGGCAGCGGAGCACAGATATCTGTGTATGCCGGTATCGTGAGTGCCCTGTCGGGCGTGCCACTCGACCTTACGGTGCTGACCGCGGGCCAGACACCGTGGCTCATCGGCACCGCCGCGGCCGTGGGCCTGTTCGCCAGCGTCGCCCTCCACGAACTGGGCCACGCATGGGCAGCGATGCGCTACGACCTCCGGGTCGAGTCCATCACGCTCTGGATTCTTGGCGGTCTCGCCAACCTCGAAGCAATGCCCAAAGAGTGGAATCGGGAACTCGTCATCGCGCTGGCCGGCCCGGCCGTGAGTATTCTGACCGGGCTTGCCTGCTACGCCGCACTGTTTGCCTTGCCGGCGAGTGCGCAGGTAACGCTGTTCGTTATCGGCTGGCTAGCCGTCACGAACATCTTCCTCGCCGTGTTCAACATGCTGCCGGCCTTCCCGATGGACGGCGGCCGCGTGCTCCGGGCACTGCTCGCACGAAAGCGGCCGTACGCGACGGCGACCCGAATCGCCGCTCGGGTCGGGACCGGGTTCGCCGTGCTGTTCGCCGTCGTCGGCGTCCTCTCGTTCAGCCCGCTGTTGCTGCTGCTCGCGCTGTTCGTCTACGGCGCCGCATCGAGCGAATCCCGTACCGTCGCCCTGGCAGCGCTGCTTGAGGGGCTGACCGTCGATGACGTGGCTAGCCCACTCGACGCGACTATTGAGGCCGACGCAACTGTCGAGGATCTCGTCGACCGGATGTTCGCTGGTCGGCGGACCGAGTTCGCCGTCACGCGCGGCGGCGACGTAATCGGCGTCGTCACAGTTGGCGACTTCAGGGCACTCTCGAAGACTGAACGCGAAGCCGACACCGTCGCCGACCTGATGGACACTGACCTGCCGCGCTTTGCCTCAGAGACGGCAGCCTTCGATGCGCTCGTCGAACTCGACACCGCCAGAGCCACTGCCGCATTCGTCGACGGCCCCGAGGGAACCCGCGTTGTCTCCCGGGACGACTTCGCCAGCGCGATGGAGATGCGGCGGCTCGTCGGCTCGCCGGAACCGTTCTAG
- a CDS encoding hydrolase, whose protein sequence is MTVRHDGLTVDWLGYATLRFAGDDTVVYVDPGRYGVLTGEWEPHTDGIGHPPSSDYRAEDGDVVCVTHVHHYDPDGIERVASEDATVVAYEGIDERVGDRDLPPLSSLPYDVVEVGMKSQTTVGDVPIWSTPAYNEPDGPHTRPDGSPYHPEGFGCGFMIAVEETRAFYPGDSDVLPGHRTLDVSLLCPPIGPRATMDRHEAAALAATIDPDLVMPVHYNTFSNLEADSREFAADVAEAGVPVVLDEH, encoded by the coding sequence ATGACAGTTCGACACGACGGGCTGACCGTCGACTGGCTGGGGTACGCGACGCTCCGGTTCGCCGGCGACGACACGGTGGTGTATGTCGACCCGGGCCGCTACGGCGTCCTCACCGGCGAGTGGGAACCCCACACGGACGGGATCGGTCATCCACCGAGCAGCGACTACCGTGCGGAAGACGGCGACGTTGTCTGTGTGACCCACGTCCACCACTACGACCCTGATGGTATCGAGCGCGTCGCGAGCGAGGACGCGACCGTTGTTGCCTACGAGGGTATCGATGAGCGCGTCGGTGACCGGGACCTCCCGCCGCTGTCCTCGCTGCCCTACGACGTTGTCGAAGTCGGAATGAAATCACAGACGACAGTCGGGGATGTGCCGATATGGTCAACGCCAGCGTACAACGAACCGGACGGCCCACACACGCGGCCAGATGGCAGCCCGTACCACCCGGAGGGCTTTGGCTGTGGGTTCATGATCGCTGTCGAGGAGACCAGAGCCTTCTATCCGGGGGATTCGGACGTGCTGCCCGGACACCGAACGCTCGACGTCTCGCTACTGTGTCCGCCCATCGGCCCGCGGGCGACGATGGACCGCCACGAGGCCGCTGCCCTTGCCGCAACCATCGACCCGGACCTCGTGATGCCAGTCCACTACAACACCTTCTCGAACCTCGAAGCCGATTCCCGTGAGTTCGCCGCCGACGTGGCCGAAGCTGGTGTGCCGGTCGTGCTAGACGAGCACTGA
- a CDS encoding initiation factor 2B, protein MATRPVVTCFLRSEGEVLLLRRSGAVGSYRGQWGGVAGHVADDAGRDRDPETAARAEIDEETGLADAVTLVRRGDSLQVADDDHGVRWQVHPFLFDCEARTVTTNEETTETAWVHPPEILTRETVPRLWTAWDRVRPRAATVREDRTHGSAWLSIRALEVLRDEAALADAGRSDDLETAERGGDDWSALAALAAEIREARPSMVVVANRVNRAMAAVADQSPAAVERAVTESLNHAVTADRVAAAVAAEHVGDRLATLSRSGTVRAVVDATAPEAVLVAESRPGSEGVGVAETLAGSTAVTLTTDAAFGHELDAWSADTLVVGADRVLPDGRVVNKAGTRSAALSAAAAEADCYAVCAADKIAPRATWDSEEREPQEVYDGDTDIAVLNPTFDVTPASAVTVVTERGVLETNDIEAIADAHRERSEWTERR, encoded by the coding sequence ATGGCGACACGCCCCGTCGTGACGTGCTTCCTGCGTAGCGAAGGCGAGGTGCTGCTGTTGCGCCGGAGCGGTGCGGTCGGCTCGTATCGGGGCCAGTGGGGTGGTGTGGCGGGACACGTTGCCGACGACGCCGGGCGGGACCGGGACCCGGAGACGGCTGCGCGGGCTGAAATCGACGAGGAGACCGGGTTGGCCGACGCGGTGACGCTCGTCCGGCGCGGCGACTCATTGCAGGTCGCAGACGACGATCATGGGGTTCGCTGGCAGGTTCACCCGTTTCTGTTCGACTGCGAGGCCCGCACAGTCACGACGAACGAGGAGACGACCGAGACCGCGTGGGTCCACCCGCCTGAAATCCTGACCCGTGAGACGGTCCCGCGGCTGTGGACCGCCTGGGACCGCGTTCGGCCGCGAGCGGCGACCGTTCGCGAGGACCGAACCCACGGTTCGGCGTGGCTGTCGATCCGGGCGCTGGAGGTGCTACGCGACGAAGCTGCCCTGGCCGACGCCGGACGGAGTGACGACCTGGAGACGGCCGAGCGGGGCGGCGACGACTGGAGCGCGCTCGCCGCCCTCGCCGCCGAAATCCGCGAGGCCCGTCCCTCAATGGTCGTCGTCGCCAACCGGGTCAACCGAGCGATGGCTGCTGTCGCCGACCAGTCGCCGGCGGCCGTCGAGCGGGCCGTTACGGAGTCGCTGAACCACGCGGTTACCGCCGACCGCGTGGCCGCCGCCGTCGCCGCCGAACACGTCGGCGACCGCCTTGCCACGCTGTCTCGGTCTGGGACAGTCCGCGCAGTGGTCGACGCCACTGCGCCTGAGGCCGTGCTCGTCGCCGAGTCACGGCCCGGGAGTGAAGGCGTCGGCGTCGCAGAGACACTCGCTGGTAGCACTGCCGTGACACTGACCACCGACGCGGCCTTCGGCCACGAATTGGATGCGTGGAGCGCCGACACGCTCGTTGTCGGGGCCGACCGCGTCCTTCCGGACGGCCGCGTGGTCAACAAGGCCGGCACCCGCTCGGCGGCGCTGTCGGCGGCCGCCGCGGAGGCGGACTGCTACGCGGTGTGTGCGGCGGACAAGATCGCACCACGCGCTACGTGGGACAGCGAGGAGCGAGAGCCACAGGAGGTGTACGACGGCGACACAGACATCGCCGTATTGAATCCGACTTTCGACGTGACGCCGGCGTCGGCAGTGACGGTCGTCACCGAACGCGGCGTTCTGGAGACGAACGATATTGAGGCAATCGCAGACGCCCACCGGGAACGGAGCGAGTGGACCGAGCGCCGGTGA
- a CDS encoding cysteine desulfurase, with protein sequence MDPGDLRASIPALERCTYFNTGASGPTPRPVVNAATSFLERHAFDAPAAEGPYTVAWDAIAAAREVVADHIGTDAANVAFTRSTADGVNTVAGAIDWQPGDVVVRTDLEHPAGTLPWDRLADTHGIEVRVLETDGGRLDMADVTDAVADARLVALSSLSWTHGTRLPVSAVVDAAHDAGAQVLVDAVQSVGQHPVDVTEWGADFVAAAGHKWLLGVWGGGFLYVNPDAYDRLHQTRIGYRSVEDPGADGYDYYEGARRFEVGTTSPAPYVALAHAIETVEAVGFDTIQPRVERLTDRLKDGLGDRLLSPRDYESGLVTFTADDPEATVERLAAEGIIIRSLPHPEALRASVHAFNTADDIDRLLDAL encoded by the coding sequence ATGGACCCAGGCGACCTCCGAGCGTCGATTCCGGCACTCGAACGGTGTACGTATTTCAACACAGGAGCAAGCGGGCCGACGCCCCGCCCCGTGGTCAACGCCGCAACGTCGTTTCTCGAACGTCACGCTTTCGACGCGCCCGCGGCTGAGGGGCCCTATACGGTTGCGTGGGACGCTATCGCGGCGGCCCGCGAAGTCGTCGCCGATCATATCGGGACCGACGCCGCCAACGTCGCGTTCACTCGCAGTACCGCCGACGGAGTCAACACGGTCGCAGGGGCCATAGACTGGCAACCCGGCGACGTGGTAGTCCGGACCGACCTTGAACACCCTGCCGGCACGCTTCCGTGGGATCGACTGGCCGACACCCACGGTATCGAGGTCCGGGTGCTGGAAACAGACGGCGGACGACTCGACATGGCAGACGTGACCGACGCCGTGGCTGACGCCAGACTGGTGGCGCTGAGTTCACTCTCTTGGACTCACGGGACCAGACTCCCGGTTTCGGCCGTCGTCGACGCGGCCCACGACGCGGGCGCACAGGTACTCGTCGACGCCGTCCAGTCTGTCGGGCAACATCCCGTCGACGTGACGGAATGGGGTGCGGACTTCGTGGCCGCGGCGGGGCACAAGTGGCTGCTGGGCGTCTGGGGCGGCGGGTTCCTCTACGTCAACCCGGACGCGTATGACCGACTCCATCAGACCCGCATTGGCTATCGAAGCGTCGAAGACCCCGGCGCTGACGGTTATGACTACTACGAGGGCGCGCGCCGATTCGAGGTCGGCACCACCTCTCCAGCTCCCTACGTCGCGCTCGCACATGCCATCGAAACGGTCGAGGCCGTCGGGTTCGACACGATCCAGCCCCGCGTCGAACGGCTGACGGACCGGCTCAAGGACGGGCTTGGTGACCGACTGCTGAGTCCCCGTGACTACGAGTCGGGACTCGTGACGTTCACCGCCGATGACCCCGAGGCGACCGTCGAGCGACTCGCGGCTGAGGGCATTATCATCAGGTCACTCCCTCATCCTGAGGCGCTCCGGGCGTCCGTCCACGCGTTCAATACGGCCGACGACATCGACCGCTTGCTCGACGCGCTATAG
- a CDS encoding chromosome segregation protein SMC — MPESKQGSSVAHFDVTNIGGIDETAVDIPPGVTVLTGKNATNRTSFLQSIMAAMGSTQATLKGDADEGSVALTYGDEVYERTLTRAGDAVQFDGESYLDDPSVADLFAFLLETNEARRSVARGDDLREIIMRPVDIDAIRSEVEQLEAEKGDINDELATVESRQRDLPDLEQRRTELREQIEEKREKLAEREEEIDNSSRDIEESRQEQDVLEEKLDELRSTRSDLESVRRDIEAQEESISSLKRERADLEDELEELPETPMGDQQHLEDEIASLRDQRQRLNSEISDLQSLIQYNEERLEEEDYDVIQSLEDAPEGSGGAVTEQLLESEDEESVVCWTCGSTVDREQIEDTVDRLQDLRRQKVEDLNDIKSELDDLKTDQREAEKKQRRRENVERKIQETETEIERREEQVSSLKDRREELTEDVESLEDEVDNLESEDFDEILALHREANQLEFEIDSLESDLDDVSAEIEEIEELVNRADDLREERDALVEELTDKRTKIDQIEANAVDQFNEHMDAILGILEYENLERIWIERVEQTVREGRQKVDRTVFELHIVRTTENGAAYEDTIEHLSESEREVTGLIFALAGYLVHDLHESVPFMLLDSLEAIDSARIAELVEYFADYAEHLVVALLPEDAQALDDDFNRITSI, encoded by the coding sequence ATGCCAGAATCAAAACAGGGATCTAGTGTCGCCCATTTTGATGTCACCAATATCGGTGGGATCGATGAGACAGCAGTCGATATACCACCGGGCGTGACTGTCCTGACGGGGAAGAATGCCACAAACCGGACATCGTTTCTACAGTCTATTATGGCGGCGATGGGAAGTACGCAGGCCACACTGAAAGGCGACGCCGACGAGGGGAGCGTTGCCCTCACGTACGGCGATGAAGTGTACGAACGGACGCTCACGCGAGCGGGGGACGCTGTCCAGTTTGACGGTGAGAGTTACCTTGACGATCCATCGGTCGCCGACCTGTTCGCGTTCCTCCTCGAAACCAACGAGGCACGTCGGTCGGTGGCTCGCGGCGACGATCTCCGCGAAATCATCATGCGGCCGGTCGACATCGACGCGATCCGCTCGGAAGTCGAACAGCTGGAAGCGGAGAAAGGCGATATCAACGACGAACTCGCCACGGTTGAATCCCGCCAGCGCGACCTTCCGGACCTCGAACAGCGCCGGACCGAACTCCGCGAGCAGATCGAAGAGAAACGCGAGAAACTGGCCGAGCGCGAGGAGGAGATAGACAACAGCAGCCGGGATATTGAGGAGAGCCGTCAGGAACAGGATGTCCTCGAAGAGAAGCTCGACGAGCTCCGCTCGACGCGGTCGGACCTCGAATCTGTCCGCCGGGACATCGAGGCACAGGAGGAGAGCATCTCCTCGCTGAAACGCGAACGGGCTGACCTCGAAGACGAACTGGAGGAACTGCCAGAGACGCCGATGGGCGACCAGCAGCACCTCGAAGACGAAATCGCAAGCCTGCGTGACCAGCGTCAGCGGCTGAACAGCGAGATATCCGACCTCCAGAGCCTGATCCAGTACAACGAGGAACGGCTCGAAGAGGAAGACTACGACGTCATCCAGTCGCTCGAAGACGCGCCCGAAGGCTCCGGAGGCGCGGTGACAGAGCAACTTCTCGAAAGCGAGGACGAGGAATCTGTCGTCTGCTGGACGTGTGGCTCGACGGTCGACCGCGAGCAGATCGAAGACACGGTCGACCGTTTGCAGGATCTCCGCCGGCAGAAAGTCGAGGACCTCAACGACATCAAGTCGGAACTCGACGACCTCAAGACCGACCAGCGCGAAGCCGAAAAGAAGCAGCGCCGCCGCGAGAACGTCGAACGGAAGATACAGGAGACCGAAACGGAGATCGAACGCCGCGAAGAGCAGGTCTCCTCGCTGAAAGACCGGCGCGAGGAACTGACCGAGGATGTCGAGTCGCTGGAAGACGAGGTCGACAACCTCGAATCCGAGGACTTCGACGAGATCCTCGCGCTACACCGGGAGGCGAACCAGCTCGAGTTCGAGATCGATAGTCTGGAGTCCGACCTCGATGACGTGTCCGCTGAGATTGAGGAGATCGAGGAGCTGGTCAATCGGGCCGACGACCTCCGTGAAGAGCGCGACGCTCTCGTCGAGGAACTCACCGACAAGCGGACGAAAATCGACCAGATCGAAGCCAACGCCGTCGACCAGTTCAACGAGCACATGGACGCCATTCTCGGTATTCTGGAGTACGAGAACCTCGAACGAATCTGGATCGAACGCGTCGAGCAGACCGTCCGCGAGGGGCGACAGAAGGTCGACCGAACGGTGTTCGAGCTCCACATCGTCCGAACCACCGAGAACGGTGCGGCTTACGAGGACACCATCGAGCACCTCAGCGAGAGCGAACGCGAGGTGACCGGCCTTATCTTTGCCCTCGCGGGCTATCTGGTCCATGACCTCCACGAGAGCGTTCCGTTCATGCTGCTTGACTCGCTGGAAGCCATCGACTCGGCGCGAATCGCCGAACTCGTCGAGTACTTCGCCGACTACGCCGAGCATCTCGTCGTGGCCCTCCTACCGGAGGACGCGCAGGCGCTGGACGACGACTTCAACCGCATCACCTCGATCTAA
- a CDS encoding chromosome condensation protein CrcB, protein MADTNPLVTVETIVLVGLGGFAGSNLRYFVGLFFPGLQGTLLVNVCGSFALGVLVYEGLQVGALASETKLAASTGFISSFTTYSTFAVETVLTPEWAVANVVGSYALGFTGVLVGRETVRLFTGGER, encoded by the coding sequence ATGGCGGATACCAACCCGCTAGTAACGGTCGAAACTATCGTCCTCGTAGGCCTCGGGGGGTTCGCCGGTTCGAACCTTCGGTACTTCGTCGGCCTCTTTTTTCCGGGATTGCAGGGGACGCTGCTGGTCAACGTCTGTGGCAGTTTCGCGCTCGGTGTGCTCGTGTACGAGGGACTGCAGGTCGGTGCACTGGCCAGCGAGACGAAACTGGCCGCTTCGACCGGCTTCATCTCATCGTTCACCACCTACAGCACGTTCGCGGTAGAGACAGTATTGACGCCTGAGTGGGCTGTTGCGAACGTCGTTGGGAGCTACGCGTTGGGGTTTACCGGCGTCCTTGTCGGCCGTGAAACCGTCCGGCTGTTCACCGGAGGCGAGCGCTGA
- a CDS encoding chromosome condensation protein CrcB gives MVAIESAHLVGAGGALGALCRHYLSGAVQREPVPLGTLTVNAVGSFVLGLVTFAGVTGDAALLVGVGACGSFTTFSSFSVETVRLWEDGYVGLAVGNAVGNLVCALAGIGLAWGLVRAV, from the coding sequence ATGGTCGCTATCGAATCGGCGCATCTGGTCGGGGCCGGTGGGGCACTCGGGGCACTCTGTCGCCACTATCTGTCGGGAGCGGTCCAGCGAGAACCGGTCCCGCTCGGGACGCTCACAGTGAACGCAGTCGGAAGCTTCGTTTTGGGACTGGTCACGTTCGCTGGTGTGACCGGTGACGCGGCGTTGCTTGTCGGTGTCGGTGCGTGCGGATCGTTCACGACGTTTTCCTCGTTTTCGGTAGAGACAGTCCGACTGTGGGAGGACGGCTACGTAGGGCTGGCTGTGGGCAACGCTGTCGGGAACCTCGTCTGTGCGCTGGCTGGAATCGGACTGGCCTGGGGCCTCGTGCGGGCCGTGTGA
- a CDS encoding ATPase, which translates to MVVLGRGEATGATTRLGHYRARDGSSSAPVNLDVDRPHVGLVVGKRGSGKTYTLGVFAEGLIAAEGVAPVVIDPMGAFTPLGTADVSATVIHPSVCANALDPRQWCTVLGLDPERGAGALVWRAASECVTLDGMRSWVADADAAASTARAAANHLALAASWDIFDAAGIETETLCSDSLTVFDLSGLASRPASTVLAAVATSLYDVRVAEQTCRLPWLLVDEAHAFTDGVARRPLRRLVTRGRQPGVSCVLATQRPSAVPATIVSQTDLLVAHRLTSTADIDALQAAQPTYLDGDFAARLPETTGDALVVDDGTESVHHVTVRERRTPHGGETPRASDLGADREQDCSVARSEK; encoded by the coding sequence ATGGTCGTTCTCGGGCGCGGGGAAGCGACGGGGGCAACGACGCGGCTGGGCCACTATCGGGCCCGCGATGGAAGCAGCAGTGCTCCAGTCAATCTCGATGTCGACCGGCCACACGTCGGTCTCGTCGTTGGCAAACGTGGGTCGGGGAAGACGTACACGCTCGGCGTCTTCGCCGAGGGACTGATTGCCGCTGAGGGGGTCGCCCCGGTCGTCATCGACCCGATGGGGGCGTTCACGCCGCTCGGAACTGCGGATGTGTCTGCGACGGTCATACATCCCAGCGTTTGCGCGAACGCGCTTGACCCGCGCCAGTGGTGTACGGTGCTCGGCCTCGACCCGGAACGAGGTGCAGGCGCGCTTGTGTGGCGAGCGGCGAGCGAGTGTGTGACACTCGACGGGATGCGCTCGTGGGTAGCCGATGCGGATGCGGCGGCGAGTACCGCTCGCGCGGCAGCGAACCATCTCGCGCTCGCCGCGTCATGGGATATCTTCGATGCTGCGGGTATCGAGACAGAAACGCTGTGCAGCGATAGCCTGACAGTGTTCGATCTGTCGGGACTGGCCTCTCGACCAGCCAGCACGGTCCTCGCTGCTGTCGCGACTTCGCTGTACGACGTTCGGGTGGCCGAGCAGACGTGCCGACTGCCGTGGCTATTGGTCGACGAAGCCCACGCGTTTACTGACGGCGTTGCCCGGCGTCCGCTTCGCCGTCTCGTCACGCGAGGCCGCCAGCCCGGTGTGAGTTGTGTGCTGGCGACACAGCGACCCAGCGCGGTCCCGGCGACAATCGTCTCTCAGACTGATCTGCTCGTCGCACACCGACTGACGAGTACGGCTGACATCGACGCACTACAGGCCGCCCAGCCGACGTATCTCGACGGCGATTTCGCGGCCCGGCTTCCGGAGACGACCGGTGACGCGCTCGTTGTTGACGACGGCACCGAATCCGTCCATCACGTGACTGTCCGCGAACGGCGGACGCCCCACGGCGGCGAGACCCCGCGGGCAAGTGACCTCGGCGCAGACAGAGAGCAGGACTGCTCTGTGGCACGTTCTGAAAAATGA
- a CDS encoding Ig domain-containing protein group 1 domain-containing protein yields the protein MSDSLWRDERAIEGLPIRLVIALVVGVACLSVMMSTISGIETLQVTEIDVEPHPEVANPGSQDIVVTVVDSKGSPVSGATVVAKSGTATLSSVKTGETGSAGNATLSLSPSLGPNQQDGTVTFEVKPPAGSSYEDARSNTDLLVVRSP from the coding sequence ATGTCAGATTCGCTGTGGCGCGACGAACGTGCTATCGAGGGACTGCCGATTCGCCTCGTTATCGCGCTGGTGGTCGGCGTCGCCTGCCTCTCCGTGATGATGAGTACTATTTCGGGAATCGAGACGCTACAAGTGACGGAGATCGACGTTGAGCCACACCCGGAAGTGGCGAATCCGGGGTCACAGGACATCGTTGTCACTGTCGTCGACTCGAAAGGGTCACCGGTCTCCGGCGCAACGGTCGTCGCGAAAAGCGGGACGGCGACACTCTCGTCAGTCAAGACCGGCGAAACAGGTAGTGCAGGGAACGCGACCCTCTCGCTGTCGCCGTCGCTCGGGCCGAATCAACAGGACGGCACAGTCACGTTCGAGGTGAAACCGCCGGCGGGCAGCAGCTACGAGGACGCCCGCTCGAACACCGACCTGCTCGTCGTCAGGTCGCCCTAG
- a CDS encoding protein-L-isoaspartate O-methyltransferase yields MDPAVLRDDMVDSLQHDSKGVVRSAWLSTAMRAVPREAFVGEQQAYSDRPFERLGTRVLSPSTAGRVLEALSPEEDDDVLVVGAGVGYTAAVLAEHVGAANVQAIDITRRLVAEARQNLAQAGYDAVLVDRRDGADGLPEYAPYDRILLEAAAIDPPRALLRQLTDDGRLVMPLGTGEQSLAVVDADGSVERHGTVAFQPMLVEGEQADTVERNRTHREDREHARRAAQSRAGWEQEWIDWDG; encoded by the coding sequence ATGGATCCGGCGGTACTGCGGGACGACATGGTCGACAGCCTGCAACACGACAGTAAGGGTGTCGTCCGGAGCGCGTGGCTGTCGACAGCGATGCGCGCCGTCCCCCGCGAGGCCTTCGTCGGCGAGCAACAGGCTTACTCCGACCGCCCGTTCGAACGCCTTGGCACGCGCGTGCTCTCGCCCAGCACCGCCGGCCGAGTGCTCGAAGCCCTGTCGCCCGAAGAAGACGACGACGTGCTCGTGGTCGGTGCCGGCGTCGGCTACACGGCCGCGGTGCTGGCAGAACACGTCGGCGCGGCCAACGTACAGGCGATAGACATCACGCGGCGGCTCGTCGCCGAAGCGCGCCAGAACCTGGCCCAGGCGGGCTACGACGCCGTCCTCGTCGACCGCCGCGATGGGGCCGACGGACTGCCCGAGTACGCGCCCTACGACCGAATCCTGCTGGAAGCCGCCGCAATCGACCCGCCCAGGGCGCTCCTCCGGCAACTGACCGACGACGGGCGGCTGGTGATGCCGCTGGGAACCGGCGAGCAGTCGCTGGCCGTCGTCGACGCTGACGGGTCGGTCGAGCGACACGGCACCGTCGCCTTCCAGCCAATGCTCGTCGAGGGCGAGCAGGCCGACACCGTCGAGCGCAACCGGACTCACCGCGAGGACCGCGAGCACGCCCGCCGGGCGGCCCAGTCCCGCGCTGGCTGGGAGCAGGAGTGGATAGACTGGGACGGCTAG